GGTAGGTAACAAGATCATTGCATTGTCCGGCGGCTCTGACGGTACACCGCCTATCGAGGATGGCGATCAGCTCAAAATAGCAGTGGCCATCAGCCCTGATGAGATCATGACCACCCTCCAGGAAAATAACAAACAATTGCTTGTCATCACGGGGAACCTGAAAACCCTCAGCCAGCGTATTGTTGATGGTGAAGGTACGCTTGGTAAACTGGTGACCGACGAGTCACTTTACAATAACCTTGCGCAGACCATGGTAACCTTCGAGAAGGCAGCTAACAATGCCGAGAGACTTACGAAAGGTCTGGCTGATTATGCCTCGAACCTGCGTAGGGAGGGGTCGCTGACAAATGACCTGATCACTGATACAACTGTATTCAGTAATCTGCGTACTGCTGTCGCCCAGATGAAAGATGTGGCAGGTAATGCGAATGTTGTCGTATCTAATCTGAAGAGTACCACTGAAGGACTGAATCAGAATCTGAACAGTGCGACTTCTCCGATAGGGGTGTTGCTGAATGATCCGAAGTCAGGTGAGGACCTGAAACAGACGTTGCGCAACCTGAATGTAAGCACCGGTAAACTGGATGAGGACCTGGAAGCATTGCAGCATAATTTCCTGTTGAGAGGGTACTTTAAGAAAAAGGCGAAGAGAGAAGAAAAAGCCAGGAAGGATAGTATTAAGAATGCGCAGCAACAGTAGTTAATCTTACTGGGATCATATTTATAGAGCCCGTGCAAGCAATCTGCTTGCACGGGCT
The DNA window shown above is from Chitinophaga agri and carries:
- a CDS encoding MlaD family protein, translated to MKETSNRRSVIVGIFIFIGLLIVIVGVLTLGGQKKAFVSAIRVTATFSDIGGVQTGNNVWYSGVKVGTVKKITFMEHDKIQVDMNIEKSSAKFIHKDVLAKVGSDGLVGNKIIALSGGSDGTPPIEDGDQLKIAVAISPDEIMTTLQENNKQLLVITGNLKTLSQRIVDGEGTLGKLVTDESLYNNLAQTMVTFEKAANNAERLTKGLADYASNLRREGSLTNDLITDTTVFSNLRTAVAQMKDVAGNANVVVSNLKSTTEGLNQNLNSATSPIGVLLNDPKSGEDLKQTLRNLNVSTGKLDEDLEALQHNFLLRGYFKKKAKREEKARKDSIKNAQQQ